Proteins found in one Flavobacterium channae genomic segment:
- a CDS encoding HlyD family secretion protein, whose translation MEKLQDDLKIYSEEVRDVLSTPPNAIFKWGNTILLVFILLLLLLSWFIKYPDIIRAEVTITTQFPPEKLVAKSSGRISKIFIENQKEINENTPIAIIENSANYEMVFLLKNITDTLKQKETFYFPLEKYDFYGLGTIENSFTNFKNNYINYRQYLDYKPHQIDKNSQTNESNQQYNRISILQQQISIATKELQLKKKELNRFEILFTKGIISAQEWESKQFDYLQQEKNQQILKTQLSQLRSSLNDLNRNKQNTNIKELKDNVVLLQNTIQAYNQLKKEITDWDLNFVLRSSIKGKISYFQVWSENQVVSVGEEIFSIIPTSSSNCIAKLRVAALNSGKIKNNQDVVIHLANYQDKEFGILKGKLSAISLIPTKEGILLLDAKLTNGLQTSYKKQINFQQEMTGTADIITEDLRLLERLLYQFRDVFRR comes from the coding sequence ATGGAAAAACTACAAGACGATTTAAAAATTTATAGTGAAGAAGTACGAGATGTACTTTCGACACCGCCAAATGCCATTTTTAAATGGGGGAATACAATTTTATTAGTATTTATTCTTTTATTATTGTTACTATCCTGGTTTATAAAATATCCCGACATTATCAGAGCCGAAGTAACTATTACTACTCAATTCCCACCCGAAAAATTGGTAGCAAAAAGTAGCGGGAGGATCTCAAAAATATTTATAGAAAATCAAAAAGAAATAAATGAGAATACACCAATAGCAATTATTGAGAATTCGGCCAATTATGAGATGGTTTTTTTATTGAAAAATATTACTGATACATTAAAACAAAAGGAAACCTTTTATTTTCCATTAGAAAAATATGATTTTTATGGTTTAGGAACTATTGAGAATTCATTTACTAATTTTAAAAACAACTATATCAATTATAGACAATATTTAGATTACAAACCACATCAAATAGATAAGAATTCACAGACAAATGAATCTAATCAACAATATAATAGAATTTCTATTTTACAACAACAAATTTCAATTGCTACAAAAGAATTACAATTAAAAAAGAAAGAGTTGAATCGATTTGAAATATTGTTTACAAAAGGTATTATTTCAGCTCAAGAATGGGAAAGTAAACAATTTGATTATTTGCAACAAGAGAAAAATCAACAAATACTAAAAACACAATTATCCCAACTCAGATCTTCATTAAATGATCTAAATAGAAATAAGCAAAATACCAATATAAAAGAGTTAAAAGATAATGTGGTTTTATTACAAAATACGATTCAAGCTTATAATCAATTAAAAAAAGAAATTACCGATTGGGATTTGAATTTTGTGTTACGTTCTTCTATTAAAGGCAAGATTTCATATTTTCAAGTTTGGTCCGAAAATCAAGTGGTCTCAGTTGGTGAAGAAATTTTTTCTATAATTCCTACATCAAGCTCAAATTGTATAGCAAAATTAAGGGTTGCTGCCTTAAATTCTGGAAAAATTAAAAATAATCAAGATGTTGTGATTCACCTAGCTAATTATCAAGATAAAGAATTTGGGATTTTGAAAGGAAAATTAAGTGCAATATCATTGATTCCGACAAAAGAAGGAATCCTATTACTTGATGCTAAGTTAACGAACGGTCTCCAAACTTCATACAAAAAGCAAATCAACTTTCAACAGGAAATGACAGGAACTGCTGACATCATAACAGAAGACTTACGTTTGTTAGAAAGGTTATTGTATCAGTTTAGAGATGTTTTTAGGAGATAG
- the lipA gene encoding lipoyl synthase, whose product MDTAIDNVFPPREPKPKWLRVKLPTGKNYTELRGLVDKYKLNTICTSGSCPNMGECWGEGTATFMILGNICTRSCGFCGVKTGRPETVDWDEPEKVARSIKIMNIKHAVITSVDRDDLKDMGSIIWAETVKAIRRMNPNTTLETLIPDFQGNTRNLDRIIEVAPEVVSHNMETVKRLTREVRIQAKYEKSLEVLRYLKEQGIKRTKSGIMLGLGETEEEVIQVLNDLADAKVDIVTIGQYLQPSKKHLPVKEYITPEQFAKYEKIGKELGFRHVESGALVRSSYHAEKHIH is encoded by the coding sequence ATGGACACGGCTATTGACAATGTTTTTCCACCAAGAGAACCCAAACCAAAATGGTTGCGCGTAAAATTACCAACCGGTAAAAACTACACCGAACTTAGAGGTTTAGTAGACAAATACAAACTGAATACGATTTGTACTTCGGGGAGTTGTCCTAACATGGGTGAATGTTGGGGTGAAGGAACCGCAACTTTCATGATTTTAGGAAATATCTGTACACGTTCGTGCGGATTTTGTGGTGTTAAAACCGGTCGACCTGAAACGGTGGATTGGGACGAACCCGAAAAAGTAGCGCGTTCTATCAAAATTATGAACATCAAACATGCCGTAATTACTAGTGTTGACCGCGATGATTTAAAAGATATGGGTTCGATTATTTGGGCAGAAACCGTGAAAGCGATTCGCCGAATGAATCCCAACACCACTTTAGAAACCTTAATTCCAGATTTTCAAGGTAACACGAGAAATTTGGATAGAATTATCGAAGTAGCCCCAGAAGTAGTTTCTCACAATATGGAAACCGTTAAACGTTTAACACGTGAAGTTCGTATCCAAGCGAAATATGAAAAGAGTTTAGAGGTTTTGCGATATTTGAAAGAGCAAGGCATCAAAAGAACAAAATCGGGTATCATGTTAGGTTTAGGTGAAACTGAGGAAGAAGTGATTCAAGTTTTAAATGATTTAGCCGATGCGAAAGTAGATATTGTAACCATTGGCCAATACTTACAACCAAGTAAAAAACATTTACCGGTTAAAGAATACATCACACCAGAACAATTTGCGAAATACGAAAAAATCGGAAAAGAATTAGGTTTTAGACATGTGGAAAGTGGCGCTTTAGTGCGTTCGTCTTATCATGCAGAGAAACATATTCACTAA
- the gap gene encoding type I glyceraldehyde-3-phosphate dehydrogenase translates to MKTRIAINGFGRIGRNLFRLLLNHPTIEVVAINDIADNKTMAHLVKYDSIHGVLNQKVSFSEDSISIDDKSFLFFHEREIKNLNWKSVNVDIVIESTGKFKTFEDINQHILAGAKKVILSAPSEVDEIKTVVLGVNEHILDGSETIISNASCTTNNAAPMIKIIQELCEIEQAYITTVHSYTTDQSLHDQPHKDLRRARGAAQSIVPTTTGAAKALTKIFPELEGKIGGCGIRVPVPDGSLTDITFNVKRKVTIEEINQAFKKAAETNFKGILDYTEDPIVSVDILGNRNSCLFDSQLTSVIDKMVKIVGWYDNEIGYSSRLIDLIGFVTKK, encoded by the coding sequence TTGAAAACAAGAATTGCTATTAATGGTTTTGGAAGAATTGGACGAAATTTGTTCCGATTGCTTTTGAATCATCCTACTATTGAAGTAGTTGCCATCAACGACATTGCAGATAACAAAACAATGGCGCATTTGGTAAAATATGATAGCATTCACGGTGTTTTGAATCAGAAAGTTTCGTTTTCTGAAGATTCAATTAGTATTGACGATAAATCGTTTTTGTTTTTTCACGAAAGAGAAATTAAGAATTTAAATTGGAAATCGGTAAACGTTGATATTGTTATCGAGTCGACAGGGAAATTCAAAACATTTGAAGACATTAACCAACACATTTTAGCTGGAGCGAAAAAAGTAATTCTTTCCGCACCTTCTGAAGTGGATGAAATAAAAACTGTTGTTTTAGGGGTAAACGAACACATTTTAGACGGAAGCGAAACGATAATTTCCAACGCAAGTTGTACAACCAATAATGCCGCTCCGATGATTAAAATCATTCAGGAATTATGCGAAATTGAACAAGCGTACATCACCACCGTTCACTCCTACACTACCGACCAAAGTTTGCATGATCAACCTCATAAAGATTTACGCCGAGCTCGTGGTGCAGCGCAATCTATTGTTCCTACAACAACGGGCGCAGCCAAAGCATTAACAAAAATATTTCCTGAATTAGAAGGAAAAATTGGTGGTTGTGGTATTCGCGTTCCGGTTCCAGATGGTTCTTTGACAGATATTACTTTTAATGTAAAACGAAAAGTAACTATCGAAGAAATCAATCAAGCATTTAAAAAAGCTGCCGAAACCAATTTTAAAGGTATTTTAGATTACACCGAAGATCCAATTGTTTCTGTAGATATTCTTGGTAATCGAAATTCGTGCTTATTTGACTCTCAACTAACTTCTGTTATTGACAAAATGGTAAAAATAGTGGGTTGGTATGATAATGAAATTGGCTACTCTTCGCGATTAATTGACTTAATTGGCTTTGTTACTAAAAAATAA
- a CDS encoding tetratricopeptide repeat-containing hybrid sensor histidine kinase/response regulator — MIKQFFILFFILTFNSYGQSVYKDEGKISDSTDYYLEIGLFNKEAKKSYTKAILFTEKAIEYAKANDLEDKLADCYLQLATIFYELEKNDLAIDYYIRAISIYSKNKPKSNIALSYYGLGKCYLKKNNIPYAEIYFEKATAIYKDLNFLEAIELINLQKAIIKKEKRKYDEAVIILKGVVNNISDDALLSTKTEAYIQLGEIENIKKNYPQAINFFNLANQTNETNNNDFQLTKRIYKLLSETYEKNKNISSSNFYLKKYANLTDSIGKYYNSYVAENTVDKIQFDKQLKTIEQLDKEKKSQQKTLRFSKLISILSIALISILSLLSLSLYKNNKIRISTNKLLKEKNRELTIEKEKAEMASKARADFLSTVSHELRTPLNAINGITYLLLQEKPKASQLNYLKSLEFSGSYLLNFINDILEINRLESDKVTIEKINFDLSELTENIVTSFKEFIHENNIKCHLNIDKSITYNLKGDPTKLSQILINLLNNAIKFSKNGDVWCTIKKIQETTENVTLYFEIKDNGIGIPKDKQDAIFDSFSQGSVEINRTYGGTGLGLSIVKKILELMGSEIHLHSESGKGSTFSFELQFEKGIANKVKEEVIKPSQSLLTEKKVLLVEDNKINQMITQKMLEKRGISCNIIDNGEDAIEDVKINNYDLILMDVHLPGINGTEATSEIRKFNTCTPIVALTAISLNENREMLLSYGMNEVITKPFEPEHFYTVVTSYLTNNMQSNS, encoded by the coding sequence TTGATAAAGCAATTTTTCATATTATTTTTTATTCTAACTTTTAATAGTTATGGCCAGTCTGTCTATAAAGACGAAGGAAAAATAAGTGATAGTACGGACTATTATTTAGAAATTGGTCTATTCAACAAAGAAGCAAAAAAATCATATACAAAAGCAATTCTTTTCACCGAAAAAGCAATTGAATACGCAAAAGCAAATGATCTAGAAGACAAACTTGCAGATTGTTATTTGCAACTAGCAACTATTTTCTACGAGCTTGAAAAAAATGATTTAGCTATTGATTATTACATTAGAGCAATTAGCATTTACAGTAAAAACAAGCCAAAATCTAATATTGCATTATCATATTACGGATTAGGAAAATGTTATCTTAAAAAGAACAACATTCCATATGCTGAAATTTATTTCGAAAAAGCAACCGCAATTTATAAAGACCTCAACTTTTTAGAAGCTATTGAATTGATAAATCTTCAAAAAGCGATTATAAAAAAAGAGAAAAGAAAATATGACGAAGCTGTAATAATTCTGAAAGGAGTTGTAAACAACATTAGCGATGATGCTTTATTAAGTACAAAAACAGAAGCGTATATTCAGTTAGGTGAAATTGAAAACATAAAAAAGAATTATCCTCAAGCGATTAATTTTTTCAATCTTGCAAACCAAACTAACGAAACAAACAATAACGATTTTCAGCTAACTAAAAGAATTTATAAACTACTTAGCGAAACTTATGAGAAAAACAAGAACATTTCAAGTTCTAATTTCTACTTAAAAAAGTACGCAAATTTAACCGATTCTATTGGAAAATATTACAATAGTTATGTAGCTGAAAACACCGTTGATAAAATTCAATTTGACAAACAACTTAAGACGATTGAACAATTAGACAAAGAGAAAAAAAGTCAACAAAAAACATTACGTTTTTCTAAGTTAATTAGTATTTTGAGTATTGCTTTAATTTCAATTTTATCGCTATTGAGTTTATCGTTATACAAAAATAACAAAATTAGAATCAGCACAAATAAACTTCTAAAGGAGAAAAACAGAGAATTAACTATAGAAAAAGAAAAAGCTGAAATGGCATCCAAAGCCAGGGCAGATTTCCTTTCAACGGTAAGTCACGAATTAAGAACACCTTTAAATGCTATAAACGGGATAACATATCTTTTACTTCAAGAAAAACCAAAAGCCAGTCAATTAAACTACTTAAAATCATTGGAATTTTCAGGAAGTTATCTTTTGAACTTCATTAACGATATCTTAGAAATCAACCGATTAGAATCGGATAAAGTTACCATTGAAAAAATCAACTTCGATTTATCTGAATTAACTGAAAACATTGTTACTTCATTTAAAGAATTTATTCACGAAAACAATATCAAATGCCATTTAAACATAGACAAATCAATTACCTATAATTTAAAAGGCGACCCAACAAAACTTTCTCAAATCCTTATCAATTTATTGAACAACGCCATCAAATTCAGTAAAAATGGTGATGTTTGGTGCACCATCAAAAAGATACAAGAAACCACTGAAAATGTGACGCTTTATTTTGAAATTAAAGATAATGGAATAGGAATTCCAAAAGACAAACAAGACGCTATTTTTGATAGTTTTAGTCAAGGTTCGGTTGAAATTAACCGCACTTATGGCGGAACGGGTCTTGGACTTTCTATTGTGAAGAAAATATTAGAATTAATGGGAAGTGAAATTCATCTTCATAGTGAATCTGGAAAAGGAAGCACTTTTAGTTTTGAATTACAATTTGAAAAAGGAATAGCAAACAAAGTAAAAGAAGAAGTTATAAAACCTTCTCAATCGCTATTGACTGAGAAAAAAGTATTATTAGTTGAGGATAACAAAATCAACCAAATGATTACACAAAAAATGCTTGAAAAAAGAGGTATTTCTTGCAATATTATAGATAATGGCGAAGATGCTATCGAAGATGTAAAAATCAACAACTACGATTTGATTCTTATGGATGTTCATTTACCAGGTATAAATGGAACAGAAGCTACTAGTGAAATCAGAAAATTCAACACTTGCACTCCTATTGTAGCATTAACAGCAATCTCCTTAAATGAAAATAGAGAAATGCTCTTGTCCTATGGCATGAATGAAGTAATCACCAAACCTTTCGAACCAGAGCATTTCTATACTGTTGTAACTAGTTACTTAACTAATAACATGCAATCAAATTCTTAA
- a CDS encoding purine-nucleoside phosphorylase, translating to MWDKVQETVSYIKDKTNFTPEYGVILGSGLGGFTADIAIEYTLPYSEIPNFPVSTVQGHQGALVFGTIQGKKVVAMQGRFHFYEGYDMKQVTFPVRVMKYLGVEKLVVSNASGGVNSEYVVGDVVVITDHINMMPEHPLRGHNDERFGPRFVNMSEPYSKAMIEKAFELAEDLNIYLKKGIYLGLQGPTFETLAEYKMVKALGADCVGMSTVPEVIVARHMNMECFGVSVITDMGDEENIEEVNHEEVLQAAQKAEPHVRNLIKNLIACY from the coding sequence ATGTGGGACAAAGTGCAAGAAACAGTTAGTTACATTAAAGATAAAACCAATTTTACTCCAGAATACGGCGTGATTTTAGGTTCAGGATTAGGTGGATTTACAGCAGATATTGCTATCGAATATACTTTGCCTTATTCGGAAATTCCAAATTTTCCAGTTTCAACAGTTCAAGGTCATCAAGGCGCTTTGGTTTTTGGAACCATTCAAGGAAAAAAAGTAGTAGCAATGCAAGGTCGTTTCCATTTTTACGAAGGGTACGACATGAAACAAGTTACGTTTCCTGTTCGTGTAATGAAATATTTAGGAGTTGAGAAATTAGTTGTTTCGAATGCTTCGGGAGGTGTTAATTCGGAATATGTTGTTGGAGATGTTGTTGTTATAACAGATCATATTAATATGATGCCCGAACATCCGTTAAGAGGTCATAACGACGAGCGTTTTGGGCCAAGATTCGTAAATATGAGCGAACCGTATTCTAAAGCTATGATTGAAAAAGCATTTGAATTGGCTGAAGATTTAAATATTTATCTTAAAAAAGGAATTTATTTAGGATTGCAAGGACCAACATTCGAAACGCTTGCCGAATATAAAATGGTAAAAGCATTAGGTGCTGACTGTGTTGGAATGTCAACTGTTCCAGAAGTGATTGTAGCGCGTCACATGAATATGGAATGCTTCGGAGTTTCAGTAATTACTGATATGGGAGACGAGGAAAATATCGAAGAAGTAAACCACGAAGAAGTGTTACAAGCAGCTCAAAAAGCAGAACCTCATGTAAGAAACTTGATTAAGAATTTGATTGCATGTTATTAG
- the lpxK gene encoding tetraacyldisaccharide 4'-kinase, translated as MILLRKILFPLAFLYWLITYIRNWLYDKGICKSSSFDIPIIAVGNLSVGGTGKTPQIEYLIRLLSDNYKVAVLSRGYKRATKGFILADENATASSIGDEPFQFYSKFPYIQVAVDANRKNGIENLLQLPNKPDVILLDDAYQHRKVKAGFYILLTAYDDLFCDDYILPFGNLREPSSGKKRADMIIVTKCPNDLSEIAQLKIREKLNVKQQVFFTTIQYDDFVFGNDSQLLVSEIQSESKVLVAGIAKPKLFFDFLKSEKDDTLVFPDHHHFSKQDCEQILAKANGRKIITTEKDFVRLNGLLPKAQLFYLPIKSTFLNTNIDKTIEDYVGQSARNS; from the coding sequence ATGATTTTGTTACGAAAAATACTTTTCCCTTTAGCCTTTTTGTATTGGCTCATTACTTATATCCGAAATTGGCTGTATGACAAAGGCATTTGCAAGAGTTCTTCTTTTGATATTCCAATTATTGCTGTTGGAAATTTAAGCGTTGGCGGTACAGGAAAAACACCTCAAATCGAATATTTAATACGATTACTTTCTGATAACTATAAAGTGGCGGTTTTGAGTCGCGGTTACAAACGTGCGACCAAGGGTTTTATTTTGGCGGATGAAAATGCAACTGCGAGTTCTATTGGAGACGAACCATTTCAGTTTTATTCGAAATTTCCTTATATTCAAGTAGCAGTTGACGCTAATCGTAAAAACGGAATTGAAAATTTATTGCAACTTCCAAATAAACCAGATGTTATTTTATTGGACGATGCTTATCAGCACAGAAAAGTAAAAGCAGGATTTTATATTTTGCTTACGGCTTATGATGATTTGTTTTGCGATGATTATATTTTGCCTTTCGGGAATTTACGCGAACCGTCTTCAGGAAAAAAACGTGCCGATATGATAATTGTCACAAAATGTCCGAATGATTTGTCCGAAATTGCGCAGCTGAAAATCAGAGAAAAGTTGAACGTGAAACAACAAGTTTTCTTTACAACCATTCAGTACGACGATTTTGTTTTTGGAAATGACAGTCAATTGTTAGTTTCCGAGATTCAATCCGAAAGTAAAGTGTTGGTTGCCGGAATTGCAAAGCCTAAATTGTTTTTCGATTTTCTAAAAAGTGAGAAGGATGACACTTTGGTATTTCCAGATCATCATCATTTTTCGAAACAAGATTGTGAGCAAATTTTGGCAAAAGCCAACGGAAGAAAAATAATTACAACAGAAAAAGATTTTGTTCGTTTAAACGGATTATTGCCAAAAGCGCAATTGTTCTATTTACCAATAAAGTCAACTTTTTTAAATACAAACATTGATAAAACGATAGAAGATTATGTGGGACAAAGTGCAAGAAACAGTTAG
- a CDS encoding Nif3-like dinuclear metal center hexameric protein codes for MKLSDILSVLEEMAPLGYAEDFDNVGLLVGNPNQEINGVLVCHDALESVIEEAISKKCNLVVCFHPILFSGIKKITGKNYVERAILKAIKNDIAIYAVHTALDNHQKGVNKIFCDALGLKHSKVLIPKENYIQKLVTYTIPENFEKLRNALFDAGAGTIGNYEDCSFNSKGIGTYLGNENSNPQIGERFEFVENEEIKIEMTFEKHLQGKILKALFKNHVYEEVAYEIYQLENKHQNIGLGRVGEFENPLSETEFLQLVKEKLQCDGIRHSAFTGKSIKKVAVLGGSGSFAIKNAISSGADAYLTADLKYHQFYEAENQLLLADIGHFESERFTKNYIVDFLKEKITNFAFILSEENTNPVKYF; via the coding sequence ATGAAACTTTCCGATATACTTTCTGTTCTTGAAGAAATGGCGCCACTAGGTTATGCCGAAGATTTTGACAATGTTGGGCTTTTAGTTGGAAACCCGAATCAAGAAATTAATGGCGTGCTAGTTTGTCATGATGCTTTGGAATCGGTGATTGAAGAGGCGATTTCGAAAAAATGTAATTTAGTCGTTTGCTTCCACCCTATTTTGTTTTCGGGAATTAAGAAAATTACGGGTAAAAATTATGTGGAACGTGCTATTTTGAAAGCCATTAAAAATGACATTGCGATTTATGCGGTTCATACTGCATTGGACAATCATCAAAAAGGCGTGAATAAAATTTTCTGTGATGCTTTAGGCTTGAAACATTCAAAAGTATTGATTCCAAAAGAAAATTACATTCAAAAATTAGTTACTTACACGATTCCAGAAAATTTTGAAAAATTGCGAAATGCTTTGTTTGATGCAGGCGCAGGAACCATTGGTAATTATGAAGATTGTAGTTTTAATTCGAAAGGAATTGGAACCTATTTAGGAAATGAAAATTCGAATCCGCAAATTGGAGAACGTTTTGAATTTGTAGAAAACGAAGAAATTAAAATTGAAATGACGTTTGAAAAGCATTTACAAGGTAAAATTTTAAAGGCTTTATTCAAAAATCATGTGTATGAAGAAGTGGCTTACGAAATTTATCAATTGGAAAACAAACATCAAAATATTGGTTTGGGACGCGTTGGCGAATTCGAAAATCCGCTTTCTGAAACCGAATTTTTACAATTGGTAAAGGAAAAATTACAATGTGATGGTATAAGGCATTCCGCTTTTACAGGAAAATCAATAAAAAAAGTAGCCGTTTTGGGCGGAAGTGGCAGTTTTGCCATTAAAAATGCAATTTCCTCAGGTGCAGATGCTTATCTTACGGCCGACTTAAAATATCACCAATTCTATGAAGCTGAAAATCAACTGCTTTTGGCTGATATTGGACATTTTGAAAGCGAAAGATTTACAAAAAATTATATTGTTGATTTTCTTAAAGAAAAAATCACTAATTTTGCATTCATTTTATCAGAAGAAAATACAAATCCCGTTAAGTACTTTTAA
- a CDS encoding zinc ribbon domain-containing protein encodes MATIKELSVEDKLRALYALQLVDSKIDEIRNVRGELPLEVEDLEDEVAGLSTRLEKLKSDLETIDDQIKEKKNAIDEHKAAIKKYLEQQKNVRNNREFNSLTKEVEFQELEIQLAEKHIKEMKASIEHKKEVVAQTKERLDGKQTHLKHKKAELSDIMAETEKEENFLSAKSEELRGQIEERLIAAYDRIRNSVRNGLAVVSIERGASAGSFFTIPPQTQMEIASRKKIITDEHSGRILVDGVLADEEKEKMEKLFASI; translated from the coding sequence ATGGCAACAATCAAAGAGCTAAGTGTAGAAGATAAGTTAAGAGCCCTTTATGCTTTACAACTAGTTGATTCTAAAATAGACGAAATAAGAAATGTAAGAGGAGAATTGCCTCTTGAAGTAGAAGATTTAGAAGATGAAGTTGCAGGACTTTCTACTCGTTTGGAGAAACTAAAAAGTGATTTGGAGACCATTGACGACCAAATCAAAGAGAAGAAAAATGCTATCGACGAGCACAAAGCTGCGATTAAAAAATATTTAGAGCAACAAAAAAATGTTCGCAATAATAGAGAATTCAACTCTTTAACTAAAGAAGTGGAGTTTCAGGAATTAGAAATTCAATTGGCTGAAAAACACATTAAAGAAATGAAAGCTTCTATCGAACACAAAAAAGAAGTTGTAGCTCAAACTAAAGAAAGATTAGACGGTAAACAAACGCATTTAAAACATAAAAAAGCTGAATTAAGCGATATTATGGCTGAAACTGAAAAAGAAGAAAACTTCTTATCAGCTAAATCAGAAGAATTAAGAGGTCAAATCGAAGAGCGTTTAATTGCTGCTTATGACAGAATTAGAAACAGTGTTAGAAATGGTTTAGCTGTTGTTTCTATTGAGCGTGGTGCTTCTGCTGGTTCTTTCTTTACTATTCCACCACAAACACAAATGGAAATTGCAAGTCGTAAAAAAATTATTACTGACGAGCACAGTGGAAGAATCTTAGTTGACGGTGTGTTAGCTGACGAAGAAAAAGAAAAAATGGAAAAATTATTTGCTAGCATCTAA
- the rluF gene encoding 23S rRNA pseudouridine(2604) synthase RluF codes for MEENTVRINKYLSETGFCSRREADRLIDQGRVTINGKIPEMGTKVAPGDEVRVNGVLVEQKNEKPIYLAFNKPAGIECTTNQSVRDNIVDFINYPERIFPIGRLDKASEGLIFMTNDGDIVNKILRARNNHEKEYIVTVNKPITDRFIDRMSNGIPILETITKKCKVEQVSKYVFRIILTQGLNRQIRRMCEYLDYEVTALKRTRIINISLDVPEGKYRNLTDAEITELNQLIAPSSKTEEASLPSNKGKFTGKRNYGERNR; via the coding sequence ATGGAAGAAAACACTGTACGTATCAATAAATATTTATCTGAAACAGGCTTTTGCTCACGTAGAGAGGCCGATCGATTAATTGATCAAGGAAGAGTTACCATTAACGGAAAAATTCCGGAAATGGGTACCAAAGTTGCGCCTGGTGACGAAGTTCGAGTAAATGGTGTTTTAGTTGAACAGAAAAATGAAAAACCTATTTATTTAGCTTTCAACAAACCTGCAGGAATAGAATGTACAACCAATCAAAGTGTTCGTGATAATATAGTAGATTTTATTAACTATCCTGAACGTATTTTTCCAATTGGACGACTTGACAAAGCCAGTGAAGGTTTGATTTTTATGACAAATGATGGTGATATTGTAAACAAAATTCTTCGCGCTAGAAATAATCACGAAAAAGAATATATTGTAACGGTTAACAAACCAATTACAGATCGTTTTATTGACCGAATGTCAAACGGAATTCCGATTTTGGAAACGATTACCAAAAAATGTAAAGTAGAACAAGTGAGTAAATATGTTTTTCGAATTATTTTAACGCAAGGACTGAACCGACAAATTCGTAGAATGTGCGAATATTTGGATTACGAAGTAACAGCTTTAAAACGTACTCGCATTATTAATATTTCATTAGATGTGCCAGAAGGCAAATATCGTAACTTAACCGATGCCGAAATTACCGAATTAAATCAACTGATTGCTCCATCAAGCAAAACAGAAGAAGCAAGTTTACCAAGCAATAAAGGTAAGTTTACTGGGAAGAGAAATTACGGAGAGAGAAATAGATAG